One Nocardia huaxiensis genomic window, GTCTTACGGATTCTCATCGCGCACCTACCGTTCCGAGCACGAGCTGGGTCACCTGCACCTGCGCGAGCCCGTCGGCGGCGGTGCAGCGACCAGCGGCGAGAGCGTTGACGGCGGCGCACACCTCCGCGGCGGCCGCGTCCGGCAACGCCACGGCCGGTGGCGCGTAGGTGATGACCGTCTGCCCGGTGGCGGGGTCGACCGCTGTCGAGAAGGCTTGTGTCAGCGGTGGAATCATGGCGATGAGCTCGCGCAGGGAGCCGATCCCGGCGAGCAGCATGGGCAGTCGGTCGGCGGCGGAGTCGAGGCGGCGCAGCAGCGGTCCGCCGAGCATGACGATGGCCTCGTTGGCGGCGGGCAGCACCTCGCGCAGTCCATCGACCACATCCACGATGGGCGGCACGACCTGATCGTTCGCGGCCTGCAGGGCGGCGGTGAGCCGGGTCAGCATGTCCTTCACATCCCCCCAGCCGTTGGCGGCGCTGTGGGCCAGGTCGGCGAGCGCGTCGATCAGCCCGCCCAGATGCCCGATGGCGGCATCGGGGGAATTCAAGGCCGCGCCGAGTGTGCGGACGATGTCGTTGATCTGGCGGCCGTGGCCCGCGGTGGCATTGTCGAGCGCCGCGATGCCGTCCTTGATCAGGTCGGGCCGGTCCGGCTGTTCGCCGCCGTTGAGCTCGTCCGCCAGTCCCGCGAGGGCGTTGAAGGTGGCGGTGAGGCTCTTGGGGGTCAGTGTCCGGGTGATGCAACGTTCGTGGTCCCAGGCCGGTGCGCCGTCGGCTGCGGTGCCGATGAGGGCCAGTTTGCGGTCGGCGACCAAGGTGTCGGACAGCGTGGTGGCGCCCACCTCCGCCGAAAGTCGTTCACCGGCGGGGATTTCGAAGTCGACCCGAGCGCCGTCGCCGCTGGGTTCGATGCGGGTCACGCGGCCCACACGGAGGCCGAGCACGGTGACATCGCTGCCTTCGAAGAGCCCGATACCGTCGGGCATGAGTGCGCAGTAACTGCGCATCTCAGGGGTCGGTTTCGCGAGGCGGTAGCCGGCCACGGCCACCGAAGCCAAGACGAGAATCGTTGCGACGGAAAGGAATCCGCGTGAAGCGAAGAGCTGTTTCAGCATCAGCACACCCGCCCGGGCACGGGGACGCAGATGGCCGCGCCGGTGAGGGTGGTCGCGGACTGATCGAGGGACAACCCCTGCGCCGAGGCCAGCGGCTGTAGTTGCGCGCCGATCCCGCGCAGCGAATCCAGCAGGGCCTGCAACTTGGCTCCGATCTCGTCGAGCTCGAGCAGCGAATCGGCCAGCGGCCCTGCCATCGGCTGCAGCGTGGTGTCCCAGGCCTGCGCGAGCGGCGCCGCCCGATCGAGGGTGCGTGCGAGCACGGTCATGGCCTGATTCACCTCGAATGCATGGTTCTCCACCAGGGTTTCGAGGATGCAGAAGCTCTGGATGAGGGTGATGAGCACCTGTTTTCCGCCGTCGAGAGCGTTGACGTATTCGTCGGCCAGCCGCAGCGACCGCGAGATGTCGGCGTTCTGCCGGTTCATGATGTCGACGATGGTGCCGACGGCGGTCAGCGTGGTGCCGATGGCCTGCGGGTTCCTGCTCACCGCGGATTCGAGGGCGGCCACGTTCTGCCGTAGGACGGTGCCGTCGATCTCGCCGACGGGCCGGATGGCCTCCTGGAACACCTTGGGCAGGCTGTAGGGCAGCACCACCCGGTCGGCCGGAATCGGTGTGCCGCCCAGGGGCTCCGTCCCCGCGGGGATGACCGCGAGGTAGTGGCCGCCGACGATGGTGAGCATGCGCACGGCGAGGGTGGTCTGCGCCCCCAGGAATACCTCCTCCGCGACGGTGAACCGCATCTCGACCCGATCCCCCTGGGCGGACAGCGATTTCACTTCGCCGACGGTGACGCCGGCGACTCGCACCGGATCGCCGGCCCGCACCGATCCCGCGTCGGTCAGATACGCCGTGTGCGTGCGCACATCGAAGTCGGATACGTAAACGAGGCCGAATCCGGCCGCCAGCACGACGACGCACACCAGACCGGCCAGTCCCCAGCGCTTATCCGCGCGAGCCCGGGCCGCGTCGCCGAGCGGTGCCCGATCCCGCGAGGTGAGGCGTCGCAGCGCCGAGGAGAGCCTTCCGACGGCCCGGGTCAGGTTGTGGACGGTGCGTGACATCAGTTGTTGCACAGTGAGATCCTCTGTCCCGCGATGAGCAGCTGAAGTGGTTGCGGTGCTTGCGCATTGCCGTTCGAGCAGGCCGTTTGCACGCCGGGCGCCGACGTCGGAATGGCCGCGCCCAGTTGTTGCAGCACCGCGGGCAGCCTGTTCAGGGTCGCGACCGTCTCGTTCGGGTCCGGGAAGGCCCCCCGGAGCAGGATTTCCAGATCGGGGTTGGTTCCCGGCGTGAGTCCCACTGTGGCGAGCAGGTTTTCGGCGGGCATGAGGATCGGCGGGATCTTCTGGGAGAACTCGATGAGCCCGCCGACCTTCTGAGTGAGGTTGACGAAGATGGCGGTCAGCTGGGTCAGCAGTTGCACCGCGTTACCGGATTTGCCGCCCAGGTGTTCGGAGACCGTGCCCAGATTGCGGACCAGTGTCGCGATGACGATCTGCCGGTCGGTGACATAGCCGCTCAGTTTTTCGATCGCTTCCAGTGCCGGTCCCATCCCGGTGCCGGATCCTTCGATCACGGCCAGCATGCTGGTGGCGAACTGATTGAGGTCCGCCGGTGTGAGTTGCGCCAGTACCGGTTCCAGGCCGTTGAACACCGTGGTGATGTCGAACGCCGGAACCGTGTGGTCGACGCCGATGATCTGTCCGGGTGCGCGCCGGTTACCCGGCTGGTCGGGTTGCTGAATGTCGAGATACCGCTGACCGCTCAGGTTCTGGTATCGGATGGCGAGGGTGCTGTTGTCGAACACCCGGTGCTCGCGTCCGACCGAGAACCGCACCGAGGCAAGGCTTCCAGCCAGGCGGACGTCACCGACCTTGCCGACGCGCACGCCGAAGACCCGCACGTCGTCACCGGCCTTGAGTCCGTTGGCATCGGTGAATTCGGCGGTGTAGCTGTCGGTCTCGCCCTCCATGGGGCGTTCGATCACGTGGAAGACCAGGATCAGCAGGACGATCATGGCCCCTGCGAACGCTCCCAGTCGCAGCAGCAGCGAGCGTGCCCTCATCGCGCACCTCCCAGCAGCGGGACCGCCAGGGCGGGCACGCCGCGCAGGTCGACGGCGAGGTTCAGGACCGGTCCGTTTCCGGTGTCGGGCATGGCCACGCCGAGGCGCCGCAGTAGTTCACCCAGCTCGGCGCTGGAGCGGGCGGGGTCGGGCACCGTGTGCGACAGCATCGACAGCACCGGCACGAGCGTGGTCACCGTCTCCGCGAAATGCGTTTCCGCTGTGGACAAGACGTTCGCCAGGGCGGGAATCAATTCGGTCACGATCATCTGGGTGCTGGCGTCGAATTTCGCCAGATTCTCCGGTGAGCGCAGATATTCGGCGTCGTACGCGCTGCTCAGTAGGCTGGCCAGGCCGTGTGTGGTGGCCGGCAGACCGGCCAGCGTCGCACCGTACTGCCTCAGCAGGAACGAGCTGGACAGCCGCTGGGTGTCCGCGATCGCGCGCACCGTAGCGACGATCGCCTCGATGAGTGGTGTGAAAGCACTTGTGCCACTGGATATCCGATCCAGTATCGAGATCAGATCCGGGCTGAGCACCTCATTGCTGAAGGTGCCGACCGAGCGCAGCAGCGTCGAGATGGTCGCGTCGCGGACCTGGCCGGCACGGGACCCGGTCAGGTCGATCACCGCACCGTCGGCGAGCGACGCCCCGCCCGCGCCGCGTTCGAGCGCGATCTCGGCGACGCCGAACAGGTTGCCGGGCACATAGTCCACACCGAACGCGTCGGTGAGCCCGAACAATTGGTCGCGGTGCAGGGTCAAGGTGATGCGCTGGCGCTGACCGTCCGGTTCGATGGCCTCCACCTGACCCACGGCCACACCGTCGAGTCGTACGTCGTTGCCGGTCTGCACACCGGTTCCGACCTTGTCGGTGAGCACCGCCACCGACAGGGTGCCGTCATTTCGCGACGGCAGCATGCGCCATCCGATGAGCACGAGAATTGTCAGGGCCACCACGACGATGCCGATGCGGCGCGACAGGCGGGCGTCGGTCGCGACGCCGGGGAGTCCGTACGCAGGCATGCCCCTCACCCCGCGAACCGGACAGGTGAGGTGAATCCCCACAGCGCCAGCGTCATGACCATATTGAGCGCGATGATCGCCACCAGGCTCGCCCGGATGGCCCGCCCGGAGGCGATACCCACGCCCTCCGGCCCGCCGGTGGCGAAAAAGCCCTGATAGCAATGGATCACGATCACCGCGACCGCGAAGACCGCGACCTTCACGACAGCGGCCAGCACGTCCCAGCTGACCACGAACATGGTGAAGTAGTGGTCATACACGCCCGCGGGCTGATCATGCAGCCGTACCACGATGACCGCGCACGCGAAATAGCTCAGGATCAGGGCGATCAGGAACGTGGGCACGATCGCGACCAAGCCCGCGATCACCCGGGTGGCGACCACGAAGGCCACCGACCGCACACCGAGTGATTCGATGGCGTCGATCTCCTCCGAGATGCGCATGGACCCGATTTCGGCGGTCATCCGGCAGCCCGCCTGGGCGGCGAAACCCACCCCGGCGGCGATCGGTGCGAGCTCACGCGTGTTGGCGAAGGCGGAGATGACGCCGGTGACCTGGCCCAGCGACACCAGATTCAGCGCGCTGTAGGCCTCGATGCCGGTCGACGCGCCGACCGCGGCACCCATGATTCCCATGACCGCGGCGGTCCCGCCGCCGACGATGATCGAGCCGCGGCCCCACGTCATATCGGTGATCAGCGCCATCGTCCGACCGCGGTAGTGCCTGAGCGCGAAGGGAATCGATGACAGCACCTGCCAGCAGAAGCCGAGCACGAATCCGAGATTGTCGAGCGGCCCCCACGGCCGCACCCGCGTTCGCAGCGTGCGTAACCACCGAAAACCCCTGGGCGTGTACGGAGTTGCGATCATGCCAGCTCCACCGGCAGGAACATGGCCACGACCTGTGTGATGGCGACGTTCACCACCGCGATCGACACCACCGACAGGATCACGGCCGCATTGACGCCGTCCGCGACACCGCGCGGGCCGCCCTTGGCTTCCAGTCCCCGGTGGCAGGCGATGACCACCACGAGGAAGCCGAAGACCATTGATTTGGCGAGTGACACCCACACATCGGCGCCGGAGGTGAAGGAACCGAACGACTCCCAGTAGCTGCCGGGCGTGACGCCGAGCGCGGCGATGGCCACGACATATCCGGCCAGCACACCCATCACGATGATGAGGATGTTGAGCAGCGGGGCGACCAGCAGCATGGCGACCAGGCGCGGGGCTACCAGGCGCTGCACCGGGTCGATGCCCATGACGCGCATGGCGTCGACCTCTTCCCGCACGGTGCGCGCCCCCAGGTCAGCGGCGATGGCCGAAGCCGCCGCGCCGCCGAGGAGCAATCCGGTGGCCAGCGGCGCTCCCTGTTTGATCACGCCGAGTCCGCCGGCCGCGCCGATCAGCGAATCCGCGCCGAGTTGATTCACCATGTTCCCCACCTGGGCGGACACGATGACGCCGAACGGAATGGCCATCAGCACACCGGGAATCGCGGTCACGGTGATGACGAACCACGCCTGCGCCAGGGTTTCCCGCCATTGGAACCGCCCCCGCACCAGATCCGTCACGACCACGCGAGTCGCCTCCACGCCCGAGCGCATGGCACGACCGAAGGTTCCGACGCTCGACATGGTCGTTGCGGAGAAGTTGTCGCGTAACGCGTGCAGCCCCAGGCGATCCGTCGGGATCGGCGGCCCCTCCTCCCCCGCGTATGTACCGGACTCCCGCATTCCATCCCCTAAATCATGCTCTAGCCGTACGTACGGTCAGTTCGCCGTATGGGCAGCTATTGTGCACGGGGTCACACTTTCCGTCAACGGCCATGGGCCTTACTGGGCAAATACCGAGAGAATGGTGAAACTTTCTCGCAACAGCCTTCGCCGCCCGCAGCAGGATCATTGAGAGATCCGACCTTTTGACTGTCCGTACGGTTGTGCTTACCATCCGCTGTATCGATGCGTCGAAGCATCGACGGGCAATGACGCCGAATGGAGCAACCATGTGGAGCGCGGACTCGACAGCGCGATCGTTCGTAGGACTACCCGGCTCCGGTGCCGAGACATCGCAGGCACCGACAGCTCGGCCGAGCAGCCGAAGTGTCGCGGCGCGAATACTTTTCAGAGTGGCGGTCCGCCCACTGTTCCGTTTCGGAGAGCCCTCGGGCAACACCCTGGCGGCCATCCGCTTCCTGACCGATCGCGCCTCCGGGTCGGCGCGCAAGATTTCGCACCGCACCTCTGCCGCCACGCTCAACGGCGTGCCGTGCACCTGGGTACAAGCCGAAAGCGCCGGAGCGGGCGAGACCACCGTGCTGCACCTGCACGGCGGCGGCTTCCTGGTGGGGTCACCGCGGTCGCACACCGCACTGGCGGTGCGACTGTCCGCGGCGTGCCATGCCCGAGTCTGCCTGCCGGACTATCGATTGTCGCCCGAGCATCCGCATCCCGCCGGCGCCGACGACGCACTGGCGACCTATCGGGGTCTGCTCGCCGCGGGCGTGGATCCGGCACGACTGATTGTCTCGGGTGATTCCGCGGGCGGACATCTGGCGGCCGCGCTGATCAATGATGTCATTCGAGAAGGGCTGCCCCGGCCCGCCGCGGTGGTGCTGCTCTCCCCCGTAATCGATCCGACCTCCGCCCGCGCCATAGCGCGCGACCGGCGACGCCGCGATCCGGTTCTCGCCGTGCCGTTCTGGGCACCCGCCGTCCGCGCGCACTTCGGCGGTGGCGGCATTCGCGATCAGCGCACCACACCGATCGACGGGGTGGACCGCCGCTGGCCGCCGACCTTCATTCAGGTCGGCACCCGAGAATGCCTGCTCGACGATGCGCGCGGTTTCGCGGCCGCGCTGAAACGCGTTGGCGTGCCGTGCGAATTGCAAATCTGGCCGGGTCAGATACACGTCTTCCAGATATTCGCGGGATTCGTGCCCGAGGCAGACGACGCCATCGCGGAGATCGGACGCTTTCTGCACCGCACGCAGCGCGCCGTGTAGTCGATCAGATCACCGAGGGGGGAATCATGGACTGGTCGAAGATGGCCGCCGACCTACAGGAGAACTGGCATCTGTACGCGCTGATGCCGTTCGTCGCCGCCGCGATCGGCTGGTTCACCAAGCTGGTCGCGGTCGAGATGCTGTTCCGCCCTTTGGAATTCAAGGGCATCCCGCCGTATCTCGGCTGGCAGGGCCTGGTTCCGCGATATTCGGCGCGGATGTCGACCGTCGCCGTGGATCTCATGCTGGCACGGCTGATCGATCCACAGGAGATCATCGACCGCATCGATCCGGAGGAACTGGCCAAGCACATTCAGGAGCCGATGCTCGACACGGTCGCCGAGGTCGTGCACAAGCTGATGATGCGCCACCAGCCCGGCATCTGGGAGCTGCTGCCGGAACAGGTGCGCCGCATGCTGATCCGCCGGATTCAAAGTGATTCGCCGCAGCTGATCGCGCAGATGATGGACGACCTCAAGGCCAATGTGGATCTGGTCTTCGATATGCGCGCCATGGCCATCGACGCGCTCATGCGCGACAAAGCGCTGACCGTCCGCATGATCCGCGAGATCGCCGCACCAGAAATGCGGTTCATCGTCCGCTCGGGACTGTTGTTCGGTTTCCTCCTGGGCATTGTGCAGGCGGTCATCTGGGCGTTCACCCACTCCGCACTGATCATGCCGTTGTTCGGCGCGTTCGTCGGCTATTCCACCGACTGGCTGGCGCTCCAGATGGTGTTCCGCCCGATCGAGCCGAAGCGCTACCTCGGCGTATTCCGTTGGCAGGGACTCTTTCACAAGCGCCGCGATGAGGTCGCCGTCGACTACGGCGGCCTCATCGCCAATGAGATCCTGACCCCCGCCAACATCATTCACGCGATGCTGACCGGCCCGCAGTCCGATCGTCTGTTCTCCCTCGTCGAGTACGAGGTCCAGCGGGTGCTCGATCAGCAACTCGGCCGCGCCAAGCCCCTCGTCGAATTCGCCTTCGCCTCGAGCCTCGAGGCCATGAAGCATGATGTCGTCGACACCATGCGCACTCGGCTGCCCGACAGCACCCGGCAGATCGAGGAGTACACCATGCGGGCCCTCGACGTACACGCCATGATCATCGAGAAGATGCGGCTCATGACCAACGACGAATACGAGAACATCCTGCGCCCGGCCTTCAAACAGGACGAATGGAAGATCGTCACCGTCGGCGCGATCCTCGGCTTCCTCGTCGGCGAGCTGCAGGTCCTCCTCCTGCTGCACTGACCTTCCAGATGATACGGTTGAAGTGACCGTCCGTGCGGTAAGTCTTACAAGGAGGTACCGAAGTGGCAGGCCGCCCCGGCCGCCGAGATCAGATTCTGGAGACGTTCATCCGTCACGTC contains:
- a CDS encoding MlaD family protein codes for the protein MPAYGLPGVATDARLSRRIGIVVVALTILVLIGWRMLPSRNDGTLSVAVLTDKVGTGVQTGNDVRLDGVAVGQVEAIEPDGQRQRITLTLHRDQLFGLTDAFGVDYVPGNLFGVAEIALERGAGGASLADGAVIDLTGSRAGQVRDATISTLLRSVGTFSNEVLSPDLISILDRISSGTSAFTPLIEAIVATVRAIADTQRLSSSFLLRQYGATLAGLPATTHGLASLLSSAYDAEYLRSPENLAKFDASTQMIVTELIPALANVLSTAETHFAETVTTLVPVLSMLSHTVPDPARSSAELGELLRRLGVAMPDTGNGPVLNLAVDLRGVPALAVPLLGGAR
- a CDS encoding DUF445 domain-containing protein, encoding MDWSKMAADLQENWHLYALMPFVAAAIGWFTKLVAVEMLFRPLEFKGIPPYLGWQGLVPRYSARMSTVAVDLMLARLIDPQEIIDRIDPEELAKHIQEPMLDTVAEVVHKLMMRHQPGIWELLPEQVRRMLIRRIQSDSPQLIAQMMDDLKANVDLVFDMRAMAIDALMRDKALTVRMIREIAAPEMRFIVRSGLLFGFLLGIVQAVIWAFTHSALIMPLFGAFVGYSTDWLALQMVFRPIEPKRYLGVFRWQGLFHKRRDEVAVDYGGLIANEILTPANIIHAMLTGPQSDRLFSLVEYEVQRVLDQQLGRAKPLVEFAFASSLEAMKHDVVDTMRTRLPDSTRQIEEYTMRALDVHAMIIEKMRLMTNDEYENILRPAFKQDEWKIVTVGAILGFLVGELQVLLLLH
- a CDS encoding MlaD family protein, whose amino-acid sequence is MLKQLFASRGFLSVATILVLASVAVAGYRLAKPTPEMRSYCALMPDGIGLFEGSDVTVLGLRVGRVTRIEPSGDGARVDFEIPAGERLSAEVGATTLSDTLVADRKLALIGTAADGAPAWDHERCITRTLTPKSLTATFNALAGLADELNGGEQPDRPDLIKDGIAALDNATAGHGRQINDIVRTLGAALNSPDAAIGHLGGLIDALADLAHSAANGWGDVKDMLTRLTAALQAANDQVVPPIVDVVDGLREVLPAANEAIVMLGGPLLRRLDSAADRLPMLLAGIGSLRELIAMIPPLTQAFSTAVDPATGQTVITYAPPAVALPDAAAAEVCAAVNALAAGRCTAADGLAQVQVTQLVLGTVGAR
- a CDS encoding MlaD family protein; this translates as MSRTVHNLTRAVGRLSSALRRLTSRDRAPLGDAARARADKRWGLAGLVCVVVLAAGFGLVYVSDFDVRTHTAYLTDAGSVRAGDPVRVAGVTVGEVKSLSAQGDRVEMRFTVAEEVFLGAQTTLAVRMLTIVGGHYLAVIPAGTEPLGGTPIPADRVVLPYSLPKVFQEAIRPVGEIDGTVLRQNVAALESAVSRNPQAIGTTLTAVGTIVDIMNRQNADISRSLRLADEYVNALDGGKQVLITLIQSFCILETLVENHAFEVNQAMTVLARTLDRAAPLAQAWDTTLQPMAGPLADSLLELDEIGAKLQALLDSLRGIGAQLQPLASAQGLSLDQSATTLTGAAICVPVPGRVC
- a CDS encoding ABC transporter permease, giving the protein MIATPYTPRGFRWLRTLRTRVRPWGPLDNLGFVLGFCWQVLSSIPFALRHYRGRTMALITDMTWGRGSIIVGGGTAAVMGIMGAAVGASTGIEAYSALNLVSLGQVTGVISAFANTRELAPIAAGVGFAAQAGCRMTAEIGSMRISEEIDAIESLGVRSVAFVVATRVIAGLVAIVPTFLIALILSYFACAVIVVRLHDQPAGVYDHYFTMFVVSWDVLAAVVKVAVFAVAVIVIHCYQGFFATGGPEGVGIASGRAIRASLVAIIALNMVMTLALWGFTSPVRFAG
- a CDS encoding alpha/beta hydrolase — encoded protein: MAVRPLFRFGEPSGNTLAAIRFLTDRASGSARKISHRTSAATLNGVPCTWVQAESAGAGETTVLHLHGGGFLVGSPRSHTALAVRLSAACHARVCLPDYRLSPEHPHPAGADDALATYRGLLAAGVDPARLIVSGDSAGGHLAAALINDVIREGLPRPAAVVLLSPVIDPTSARAIARDRRRRDPVLAVPFWAPAVRAHFGGGGIRDQRTTPIDGVDRRWPPTFIQVGTRECLLDDARGFAAALKRVGVPCELQIWPGQIHVFQIFAGFVPEADDAIAEIGRFLHRTQRAV
- a CDS encoding MlaD family protein — protein: MRARSLLLRLGAFAGAMIVLLILVFHVIERPMEGETDSYTAEFTDANGLKAGDDVRVFGVRVGKVGDVRLAGSLASVRFSVGREHRVFDNSTLAIRYQNLSGQRYLDIQQPDQPGNRRAPGQIIGVDHTVPAFDITTVFNGLEPVLAQLTPADLNQFATSMLAVIEGSGTGMGPALEAIEKLSGYVTDRQIVIATLVRNLGTVSEHLGGKSGNAVQLLTQLTAIFVNLTQKVGGLIEFSQKIPPILMPAENLLATVGLTPGTNPDLEILLRGAFPDPNETVATLNRLPAVLQQLGAAIPTSAPGVQTACSNGNAQAPQPLQLLIAGQRISLCNN
- a CDS encoding MlaE family ABC transporter permease, producing MSSVGTFGRAMRSGVEATRVVVTDLVRGRFQWRETLAQAWFVITVTAIPGVLMAIPFGVIVSAQVGNMVNQLGADSLIGAAGGLGVIKQGAPLATGLLLGGAAASAIAADLGARTVREEVDAMRVMGIDPVQRLVAPRLVAMLLVAPLLNILIIVMGVLAGYVVAIAALGVTPGSYWESFGSFTSGADVWVSLAKSMVFGFLVVVIACHRGLEAKGGPRGVADGVNAAVILSVVSIAVVNVAITQVVAMFLPVELA